One genomic window of Etheostoma spectabile isolate EspeVRDwgs_2016 chromosome 5, UIUC_Espe_1.0, whole genome shotgun sequence includes the following:
- the LOC116689673 gene encoding gamma-crystallin S-1 isoform X2 produces the protein MAGKRGMSKIIFYEDKNFSGCNFECGNDCADLMCILKNCKSIKVESGCFMIYEKSNYSGNQYCLKRGEYPDIASACSCRLITEPGAFNLRLYERLEFGGKMMDLMEDCPSVMDRFQVKDIFSCNVTDGNWLFYEHPNYCGRMYLIRPGEYKRFSEWGGRSARVGSIKRILDY, from the exons ATGGCAGGAAAACGGGGCATGTCGAAG ATTATCTTCTATGAGGACAAGAACTTCTCTGGGTGCAATTTTGAGTGCGGCAATGACTGTGCAGACCTGATGTGCATCCTGAAAAACTGCAAGTCCATCAAGGTGGAGAGCGGCTGCTTCATGATCTATGAAAAATCCAACTACAGTGGGAACCAGTACTGCCTGAAGAGAGGGGAGTATCCTGACATCGCCTCAGCCTGCTCCTGTCGCCTCATCACCGAG CCTGGGGCATTCAACTTGCGCCTGTATGAGCGTCTCGAGTTCGGAGGTAAGATGATGGACCTGATGGAGGACTGCCCCAGCGTCATGGACCGGTTCCAAGTGAAGGACATCTTCTCCTGCAACGTCACCGACGGCAACTGGCTCTTCTACGAGCACCCGAACTACTGCGGCAGGATGTACCTGATAAGGCCTGGGGAGTACAAGAGGTTCAGTGAGTGGGGTGGAAGGAGCGCCAGGGTCGGCTCCATCAAACGCATTCTGGACTACTGA
- the c9h2orf80 gene encoding uncharacterized protein C2orf80 homolog isoform X3, with the protein MEDTIKGLSCKKTNISRIELTDHCNKCFSVTLLCIFSVCVLQAHYDLAISVALWWLDKDGGQDVLDGDSFGAAGSAQYPNRLERKAMILSSFAGIIMCTIVYPFTLSYHPFAMLGSYKAVYHSKKHSQKLKRWLSEREKASAPPGQVSVHSSSSSSSSSSHSFLSDNSDRREDRAEHYEGSLESLHD; encoded by the exons ATGGAAGACACAATTAAGGGGCTgagctgtaaaaaaacaaatatttcaagAATTGAATTAACTGATCATTGCAACAAGTGCTTCAGTGTCACGTTGCTGTGTATTTTCTCCGTGTGCGTGTTGCAGGCTCACTATGACCTGGCCATTAGTGTTGCCCTGTGGTGGTTGGACAAAGATGGAGGACAGGATGTGCTTGATGGAGACAGCTT TGGAGCAGCAGGAAGTGCCCAGTACCCTAATCGCTTAGAACGAAAGGCCATGATCCTGTCATCATTTGCTGGGATAATTATG tgCACAATTGTGTACCCCTTCACTCTATCCTACCATCCGTTTGCAATGCTTGGCTCTTACAAGGCGGTGTACCACTCCAAGAAGCACA GTCAAAAGTTGAAAAGATGGCTGTCTGAGAGGGAGAAGGCTAGTGCCCCGCCTGGACAAGTTTCAGTGCACTCGTCTTCATCTtcgtcctcctcctcgtctCACTCCTTCCTCAGT GACAACAGTGATCGCCGGGAGGACCGAGCTGAGCACTATGAAGGTTCACTGGAGTCTCTGCACGACTGA
- the c9h2orf80 gene encoding uncharacterized protein C2orf80 isoform X2 produces the protein MEARQLKREVEALIGDYIGQKLRETSFDPKGKGTSTMLDELAHYDLAISVALWWLDKDGGQDVLDGDSFGAAGSAQYPNRLERKAMILSSFAGIIMNSLPVEEILALYRCRPAASYPNQKCTIVYPFTLSYHPFAMLGSYKAVYHSKKHSQKLKRWLSEREKASAPPGQVSVHSSSSSSSSSSHSFLSDNSDRREDRAEHYEGSLESLHD, from the exons ATGGAGGCAAGGCAGCTGAAAAGAGAGGTTGAGGCGCTTAT TGGTGATTACATTGGGCAGAAACTGAGAGAAACGTCTTTTGATCCAAAGGGGAAGGGGACCTCCACAATGCTGGATGAACTG GCTCACTATGACCTGGCCATTAGTGTTGCCCTGTGGTGGTTGGACAAAGATGGAGGACAGGATGTGCTTGATGGAGACAGCTT TGGAGCAGCAGGAAGTGCCCAGTACCCTAATCGCTTAGAACGAAAGGCCATGATCCTGTCATCATTTGCTGGGATAATTATG AACAGCCTGCCGGTGGAGGAAATCCTGGCTCTGTACCGGTGTAGACCAGCTGCTTCATACCCTAACCAGAAG tgCACAATTGTGTACCCCTTCACTCTATCCTACCATCCGTTTGCAATGCTTGGCTCTTACAAGGCGGTGTACCACTCCAAGAAGCACA GTCAAAAGTTGAAAAGATGGCTGTCTGAGAGGGAGAAGGCTAGTGCCCCGCCTGGACAAGTTTCAGTGCACTCGTCTTCATCTtcgtcctcctcctcgtctCACTCCTTCCTCAGT GACAACAGTGATCGCCGGGAGGACCGAGCTGAGCACTATGAAGGTTCACTGGAGTCTCTGCACGACTGA
- the LOC116689673 gene encoding gamma-crystallin S-1 isoform X1 — MAGKRGMSKIIFYEDKNFSGCNFECGNDCADLMCILKNCKSIKVESGCFMIYEKSNYSGNQYCLKRGEYPDIASACSCRLITEQPGAFNLRLYERLEFGGKMMDLMEDCPSVMDRFQVKDIFSCNVTDGNWLFYEHPNYCGRMYLIRPGEYKRFSEWGGRSARVGSIKRILDY; from the exons ATGGCAGGAAAACGGGGCATGTCGAAG ATTATCTTCTATGAGGACAAGAACTTCTCTGGGTGCAATTTTGAGTGCGGCAATGACTGTGCAGACCTGATGTGCATCCTGAAAAACTGCAAGTCCATCAAGGTGGAGAGCGGCTGCTTCATGATCTATGAAAAATCCAACTACAGTGGGAACCAGTACTGCCTGAAGAGAGGGGAGTATCCTGACATCGCCTCAGCCTGCTCCTGTCGCCTCATCACCGAG CAACCTGGGGCATTCAACTTGCGCCTGTATGAGCGTCTCGAGTTCGGAGGTAAGATGATGGACCTGATGGAGGACTGCCCCAGCGTCATGGACCGGTTCCAAGTGAAGGACATCTTCTCCTGCAACGTCACCGACGGCAACTGGCTCTTCTACGAGCACCCGAACTACTGCGGCAGGATGTACCTGATAAGGCCTGGGGAGTACAAGAGGTTCAGTGAGTGGGGTGGAAGGAGCGCCAGGGTCGGCTCCATCAAACGCATTCTGGACTACTGA
- the c9h2orf80 gene encoding uncharacterized protein C2orf80 homolog isoform X1: protein MEDTIKGLSCKKTNISRIELTDHCNKCFSVTLLCIFSVCVLQAHYDLAISVALWWLDKDGGQDVLDGDSFGAAGSAQYPNRLERKAMILSSFAGIIMNSLPVEEILALYRCRPAASYPNQKCTIVYPFTLSYHPFAMLGSYKAVYHSKKHSQKLKRWLSEREKASAPPGQVSVHSSSSSSSSSSHSFLSDNSDRREDRAEHYEGSLESLHD from the exons ATGGAAGACACAATTAAGGGGCTgagctgtaaaaaaacaaatatttcaagAATTGAATTAACTGATCATTGCAACAAGTGCTTCAGTGTCACGTTGCTGTGTATTTTCTCCGTGTGCGTGTTGCAGGCTCACTATGACCTGGCCATTAGTGTTGCCCTGTGGTGGTTGGACAAAGATGGAGGACAGGATGTGCTTGATGGAGACAGCTT TGGAGCAGCAGGAAGTGCCCAGTACCCTAATCGCTTAGAACGAAAGGCCATGATCCTGTCATCATTTGCTGGGATAATTATG AACAGCCTGCCGGTGGAGGAAATCCTGGCTCTGTACCGGTGTAGACCAGCTGCTTCATACCCTAACCAGAAG tgCACAATTGTGTACCCCTTCACTCTATCCTACCATCCGTTTGCAATGCTTGGCTCTTACAAGGCGGTGTACCACTCCAAGAAGCACA GTCAAAAGTTGAAAAGATGGCTGTCTGAGAGGGAGAAGGCTAGTGCCCCGCCTGGACAAGTTTCAGTGCACTCGTCTTCATCTtcgtcctcctcctcgtctCACTCCTTCCTCAGT GACAACAGTGATCGCCGGGAGGACCGAGCTGAGCACTATGAAGGTTCACTGGAGTCTCTGCACGACTGA
- the LOC116688947 gene encoding gamma-crystallin M2-like: MSKITFYEDRNYQGRSYECDIDCPDMHPHFSRCNSIKVESGCWVLYEKPNYTGYQYVLTRGEYPDYQRWMGYNDSIRSCRTFSYTSEGPYRMRIYERPNLQGQMMEFSDDCESVQDQFRSRDIYSCNVMEGYWTLYEHPNYRGRQYFMRPGEYRKFSDWGATCATTGSFRRITDF, from the exons ATGAGTAAG ATCACATTTTACGAGGACAGGAACTACCAAGGTCGCTCCTATGAGTGCGACATCGACTGCCCCGACATGCATCCCCACTTCAGCCGCTGCAACTCCATCAAGGTGGAGAGCGGCTGCTGGGTGCTGTATGAGAAGCCCAACTACACCGGCTACCAGTACGTCCTGACCAGAGGAGAGTACCCAGACTACCAGCGCTGGATGGGCTACAACGACTCCATCCGCTCCTGTCGCACCTTCTCCTAT ACCAGCGAGGGCCCGTACCGCATGCGCATCTATGAGCGTCCCAACCTCCAGggtcagatgatggagttcagCGATGACTGCGAGTCGGTGCAGGATCAATTCCGCAGCCGTGATATCTACTCCTGCAACGTCATGGAGGGCTACTGGACCCTCTACGAGCACCCCAACTACCGCGGCCGGCAGTACTTCATGAGGCCCGGCGAGTACCGCAAGTTCAGTGACTGGGGGGCCACCTGTGCCACCACCGGGTCCTTCCGCAGAATCACAGATTTTTAA
- the LOC116689672 gene encoding gamma-crystallin S-1 isoform X2: MGKIIFYEDRNFGGQHYECTSDCADLHSMFDRCRSIRVESGMFMVYDRPGYMGTQYFMKRGEYNDYLGMTGMTECVRSCRLIPTSGSSKMRLYEHFDMGGEMMELTDNCPNLMDRFHMSNFNSCNVMEGHWLMYEQANYRGRHYYVRPGQYKSFNEWSGNSSRIGSIRRLMDL, from the exons ATGGGAAAG ATCATCTTCTACGAGGACAGGAACTTTGGAGGCCAGCACTATGAGTGCACGAGTGACTGCGCTGACCTTCACTCCATGTTCGACCGCTGCCGCTCCATCCGGGTGGAGAGCGGCATGTTCATGGTCTACGACCGGCCCGGCTACATGGGAACCCAGTACTTCATGAAGAGGGGAGAGTACAACGACTACCTGGGAATGACCGGCATGACTGAGTGTGTCCGGTCCTGCCGCTTGATCCCCACG AGCGGCAGCTCCAAGATGAGGCTCTACGAGCACTTCGACATGGGAGGTGAAATGATGGAGCTGACAGACAACTGCCCCAACCTCATGGATCGTTTCCACATGTCCAACTTCAACTCCTGCAACGTGATGGAGGGCCACTGGCTCATGTACGAGCAGGCCAACTACAGGGGGCGCCACTACTACGTCCGGCCCGGCCAGTACAAGAGCTTCAACGAATGGAGTGGCAACAGCTCCAGGATCGGATCCATCAGGCGACTCATGGATCTCTGA
- the LOC116689672 gene encoding gamma-crystallin S-1 isoform X1, which translates to MGKIIFYEDRNFGGQHYECTSDCADLHSMFDRCRSIRVESGMFMVYDRPGYMGTQYFMKRGEYNDYLGMTGMTECVRSCRLIPTQSGSSKMRLYEHFDMGGEMMELTDNCPNLMDRFHMSNFNSCNVMEGHWLMYEQANYRGRHYYVRPGQYKSFNEWSGNSSRIGSIRRLMDL; encoded by the exons ATGGGAAAG ATCATCTTCTACGAGGACAGGAACTTTGGAGGCCAGCACTATGAGTGCACGAGTGACTGCGCTGACCTTCACTCCATGTTCGACCGCTGCCGCTCCATCCGGGTGGAGAGCGGCATGTTCATGGTCTACGACCGGCCCGGCTACATGGGAACCCAGTACTTCATGAAGAGGGGAGAGTACAACGACTACCTGGGAATGACCGGCATGACTGAGTGTGTCCGGTCCTGCCGCTTGATCCCCACG CAGAGCGGCAGCTCCAAGATGAGGCTCTACGAGCACTTCGACATGGGAGGTGAAATGATGGAGCTGACAGACAACTGCCCCAACCTCATGGATCGTTTCCACATGTCCAACTTCAACTCCTGCAACGTGATGGAGGGCCACTGGCTCATGTACGAGCAGGCCAACTACAGGGGGCGCCACTACTACGTCCGGCCCGGCCAGTACAAGAGCTTCAACGAATGGAGTGGCAACAGCTCCAGGATCGGATCCATCAGGCGACTCATGGATCTCTGA